A window from Plectropomus leopardus isolate mb chromosome 3, YSFRI_Pleo_2.0, whole genome shotgun sequence encodes these proteins:
- the rad23ab gene encoding RAD23 homolog A, nucleotide excision repair protein b isoform X3 has protein sequence MHFLLQDRNSSMQPKPVPPPQAPQPTPPAAVAPAPPSASGPTQVPSTPTHTVSAPTPAPQSAPPIEPPTPVPENTPSVSAEATAALDSNTAPDSAPASASATPPASGPAPTPAPEAVQTAPASAPADRPTPATQPEEKPREEAENQPSATAQVHSTAASLVDELGLLEEAASILVTGPAYENLVSEIMSMGYEREQVVAALRASYNNPDRAVEYLLMGIPAEASDLPPQEPVRHSAPSNPSTPATQEPQQAPAAPVAPEAPVAPAAPVAPNTGSVSGSQPPSAGGGSVSTGNPLEFLRNQPQFQQMRQIIQQNPALLPALLQQLGRDNPQLLQQITQHQERFVQMLNEPRGGDTEGEGAEAQGSPHTNYIQVTPQEKEAIERLKALGFPEGLVIQAYFACEKNENLAANFLLQQTWDDE, from the exons ATGCATTTCCTGCTGCAGGACAGAAACTCATCTATGCAG cctAAACCAGTTCCTCCTCCTCAAGCCCCTCAGCCAACCCCTCCAGCAGCTGTAGCTCCAGCACCACCCTCAGCCTCCGGTCCGACACAAGTGCCCtccacacccacacatacagtGTCTGCACCCACACCTGCCCCGCAGTCAGCTCCTCCCATTGAACCCCCGACCCCAGTTCCAGAAAACACCCCCTCGGTTTCTGCTGAAGCAACAGCAGCTCTGGACTCAAACACAGCCCCAGACTCAGCTCCAGCCTCTGCCTCAGCTACTCCTCCAGCCTCCGGCCCTGCTCCAACTCCAGCCCCAGAAGCTGTCCAGACAGCCCCGGCCTCGGCCCCTGCAGACCGCCCCACCCCTGCTACCCAGCCAGAAGAAAAACCAAGGGAAGAAGCTGAGAATCAACCATCTGCCACTGCACAAGTCCACTCCACTGCTGCCAG CCTTGTTGATGAGCTGGGCCTTCTTGAAGAAGCAGCATCAATACTTG TGACAGGCCCAGCCTATGAGAACCTGGTGTCAGAGATCATGTCCATGGGTTATGAGCGGGAGCAGGTAGTCGCTGCTCTCAGAGCCAGTTACAACAACCCAGACCGAGCAGTGGAGTATCTCCTCATG GGTATTCCAGCAGAGGCCAGTGATCTGCCACCGCAGGAGCCAGTTAGACACAGTGCTCCATCCAACCCCTCCACCCCTGCTACACAAGAGCCACAACAGGCCCCAGCAGCCCCAGTGGCCCCAGAGGCCCCAGTGGCCCCAGCGGCCCCAGTGGCCCCAAACA CAGGGTCAGTCTCTGGCAGCCAGCCTCCCTCTGCTGGTGGAGGTTCTGTCTCCACAGGGAACCCTCTGGAGTTCTTGAGGAACCAGCCTCAGTTCCAGCAGATGAGACAGATCATCCAACAGAACCCAGCCCTCCTCCCGGCCCTTCTGCAGCAGCTCGGCAGAGAcaacccacagctgctgcag CAAATCACACAGCACCAGGAGCGCTTTGTGCAGATGCTGAATGAGCCACGAGGTGGAGACACAGAAGGGGAGGGGGCTGAGGCCCAGGGGTCGCCACACACCAACTATATCCAGGTCACCCCACAGGAGAAGGAGGCCATTGAGAGG TTAAAAGCGCTGGGCTTTCCTGAAGGCTTAGTCATCCAGGCTTACTTTGCCTGTGAGAAGAACGAGAATCTAGCTGCTAACTTCCTGCTACAGCAAACATGGGACGACGAGTAA
- the rad23ab gene encoding RAD23 homolog A, nucleotide excision repair protein b isoform X1 — protein sequence MLTITLKTLQQQTFKIEIDPELTVVALKEKIEKDRGKDAFPAAGQKLIYAGKILNDDTPLKEYKIDEKNFVVVMVTKPKPVPPPQAPQPTPPAAVAPAPPSASGPTQVPSTPTHTVSAPTPAPQSAPPIEPPTPVPENTPSVSAEATAALDSNTAPDSAPASASATPPASGPAPTPAPEAVQTAPASAPADRPTPATQPEEKPREEAENQPSATAQVHSTAASLVDELGLLEEAASILVTGPAYENLVSEIMSMGYEREQVVAALRASYNNPDRAVEYLLMGIPAEASDLPPQEPVRHSAPSNPSTPATQEPQQAPAAPVAPEAPVAPAAPVAPNTGSVSGSQPPSAGGGSVSTGNPLEFLRNQPQFQQMRQIIQQNPALLPALLQQLGRDNPQLLQQITQHQERFVQMLNEPRGGDTEGEGAEAQGSPHTNYIQVTPQEKEAIERLKALGFPEGLVIQAYFACEKNENLAANFLLQQTWDDE from the exons ATGCTGACGATAACACTGAAGACCCTCCAACAGCAGACGTTCAAAATAGAGATAGACCCAGAACTGACG GTGGTAGCCCTAAAGGAGAAAATAGAGAAGGACAGAGGAAAAGATGCATTTCCTGCTGCAGGACAGAAACTCATCTATGCAG GCAAAATCTTAAATGATGACACCCCACTTAAAGAGTACAAAATCGATGAGAAGAACTTTGTGGTGGTCATGGTAACCAAG cctAAACCAGTTCCTCCTCCTCAAGCCCCTCAGCCAACCCCTCCAGCAGCTGTAGCTCCAGCACCACCCTCAGCCTCCGGTCCGACACAAGTGCCCtccacacccacacatacagtGTCTGCACCCACACCTGCCCCGCAGTCAGCTCCTCCCATTGAACCCCCGACCCCAGTTCCAGAAAACACCCCCTCGGTTTCTGCTGAAGCAACAGCAGCTCTGGACTCAAACACAGCCCCAGACTCAGCTCCAGCCTCTGCCTCAGCTACTCCTCCAGCCTCCGGCCCTGCTCCAACTCCAGCCCCAGAAGCTGTCCAGACAGCCCCGGCCTCGGCCCCTGCAGACCGCCCCACCCCTGCTACCCAGCCAGAAGAAAAACCAAGGGAAGAAGCTGAGAATCAACCATCTGCCACTGCACAAGTCCACTCCACTGCTGCCAG CCTTGTTGATGAGCTGGGCCTTCTTGAAGAAGCAGCATCAATACTTG TGACAGGCCCAGCCTATGAGAACCTGGTGTCAGAGATCATGTCCATGGGTTATGAGCGGGAGCAGGTAGTCGCTGCTCTCAGAGCCAGTTACAACAACCCAGACCGAGCAGTGGAGTATCTCCTCATG GGTATTCCAGCAGAGGCCAGTGATCTGCCACCGCAGGAGCCAGTTAGACACAGTGCTCCATCCAACCCCTCCACCCCTGCTACACAAGAGCCACAACAGGCCCCAGCAGCCCCAGTGGCCCCAGAGGCCCCAGTGGCCCCAGCGGCCCCAGTGGCCCCAAACA CAGGGTCAGTCTCTGGCAGCCAGCCTCCCTCTGCTGGTGGAGGTTCTGTCTCCACAGGGAACCCTCTGGAGTTCTTGAGGAACCAGCCTCAGTTCCAGCAGATGAGACAGATCATCCAACAGAACCCAGCCCTCCTCCCGGCCCTTCTGCAGCAGCTCGGCAGAGAcaacccacagctgctgcag CAAATCACACAGCACCAGGAGCGCTTTGTGCAGATGCTGAATGAGCCACGAGGTGGAGACACAGAAGGGGAGGGGGCTGAGGCCCAGGGGTCGCCACACACCAACTATATCCAGGTCACCCCACAGGAGAAGGAGGCCATTGAGAGG TTAAAAGCGCTGGGCTTTCCTGAAGGCTTAGTCATCCAGGCTTACTTTGCCTGTGAGAAGAACGAGAATCTAGCTGCTAACTTCCTGCTACAGCAAACATGGGACGACGAGTAA
- the calr3a gene encoding calreticulin 3a, with protein sequence MKLSVALLAVFTSLAVTIDATVYFKEQFLDGDGWKSRWTESKHKSDYGQWKLSAGKFYGDAEADKGLQTSQDARFYALSARFEPFSNEGKPLVIQLTVKHEQKIDCGGGYVKIFPSDLDQSGMHGDSQYYIMFGPDICGYSTKKVHVIFNYKGQNHLIKKDIKCKDDELTNLYTLILNPDQTYEVRINNEKVESGSLEDDWDMLPAKKIKDPEAKKPSDWDDRAKIEDPTDTKPEDWDKPETIPDPDAKKPDDWDEDMDGEWEPPMITNPEYKGEWKPKQIDNPDYKGAWVHPEIDNPEYTHDAAMYTFDNIGVLGLDLWQVKSGTIFDNFLITDDVKEAEEFGKETWGVTKGPEKKMKEEQEDMERKLREEEEKSKRKDSEGDDEEEEDDEEDGEEEEDDEAEGEQDEETDEDAGTEEEDGEVKPKDEL encoded by the exons ATGAAGCTCTCTGTGGCTCTCCTGGCAGTTTTTACTTCGCTGGCTGTCACTATCGACGCTACCGTCTACTTCAAGGAACAGTTTCTGGATGGAG ATGGATGGAAGAGCCGTTGGACTGAGTCCAAACACAAGTCCGACTATGGCCAGTGGAAATTGAGTGCTGGAAAGTTCTATGGTGATGCAGAGGCTGATAAAG GTCTGCAGACCAGCCAGGACGCCCGCTTCTACGCCCTGTCAGCCCGCTTTGAGCCCTTCAGCAACGAGGGAAAGCCCCTGGTCATCCAGCTCACTGTCAAGCATGAGCAGAAGATTGACTGTGGAGGCGGCTACGTCAAGATCTTCCCCTCTGACCTGGACCAGAGCGGCATGCACGGAGACTCGCAGTATTACATCATGTTCG GGCCCGACATCTGTGGATACAGCACAAAGAAGGTTCACGTCATCTTCAACTACAAGGGCCAGAACCACCTCATCAAGAAGGACATCAAATGCAAG GACGACGAGCTGACCAACCTGTACACGCTGATCCTGAATCCAGACCAGACTTACGAGGTAAGGATCAACAATGAGAAGGTGGAGTCAGGCTCCCTGGAGGACGACTGGGACATGCTGCCCGCCAAGAAAATCAAGGACCCAGAGGCCAAGAAACCCAGCGACTGGGACGACAGGGCCAAGATTGAAGACCCCACCGACACCAAGCCTGAG GACTGGGACAAACCAGAGACCATCCCCGATCCTGATGCCAAAAAGCCTGATGACTGGGATGAAGACATGGACGGAGAATGGGAACCTCCCATGATCACCAACCCAGAATACAAG gGCGAGTGGAAACCCAAGCAGATTGACAACCCTGACTACAAAGGAGCCTGGGTCCACCCTGAGATCGACAACCCAGAGTACACTCATGACGCCGCCATGTATACGTTTGATAACATCGGAGTGCTGGGTCTGGATCTGTGGCAG gtgaaaTCTGGCACCATCTTTGACAACTTCCTGATCACTGATGATGTCAAAGAAGCAGAGGAGTTTGGGAAGGAGACCTGGGGAGTTACTAAG GGACCAGAGAAGAAGatgaaggaggagcaggaggacatGGAAAGGAAgctgagggaggaagaggagaagagcaaGAGGAAGGACTCTGAAGGCgatgacgaggaggaggaggatgacgaggaggacggagaggaggaggaggacgacgaGGCGGAAGGCGAGCAGGACGAGGAGACGGACGAGGACGCTGGGACGGAAGAGGAGGACGGCGAGGTAAAACCGAAGGACGAGTTGTAG
- the rad23ab gene encoding RAD23 homolog A, nucleotide excision repair protein b isoform X2, translating into MLTITLKTLQQQTFKIEIDPELTVVALKEKIEKDRGKDAFPAAGQKLIYAGKILNDDTPLKEYKIDEKNFVVVMVTKPKPVPPPQAPQPTPPAAVAPAPPSASGPTQVPSTPTHTVSAPTPAPQSAPPIEPPTPVPENTPSVSAEATAALDSNTAPDSAPASASATPPASGPAPTPAPEAVQTAPASAPADRPTPATQPEEKPREEAENQPSATAQVHSTAASLVDELGLLEEAASILVTGPAYENLVSEIMSMGYEREQVVAALRASYNNPDRAVEYLLMGIPAEASDLPPQEPVRHSAPSNPSTPATQEPQQAPAAPVAPEAPVAPAAPVAPNRSVSGSQPPSAGGGSVSTGNPLEFLRNQPQFQQMRQIIQQNPALLPALLQQLGRDNPQLLQQITQHQERFVQMLNEPRGGDTEGEGAEAQGSPHTNYIQVTPQEKEAIERLKALGFPEGLVIQAYFACEKNENLAANFLLQQTWDDE; encoded by the exons ATGCTGACGATAACACTGAAGACCCTCCAACAGCAGACGTTCAAAATAGAGATAGACCCAGAACTGACG GTGGTAGCCCTAAAGGAGAAAATAGAGAAGGACAGAGGAAAAGATGCATTTCCTGCTGCAGGACAGAAACTCATCTATGCAG GCAAAATCTTAAATGATGACACCCCACTTAAAGAGTACAAAATCGATGAGAAGAACTTTGTGGTGGTCATGGTAACCAAG cctAAACCAGTTCCTCCTCCTCAAGCCCCTCAGCCAACCCCTCCAGCAGCTGTAGCTCCAGCACCACCCTCAGCCTCCGGTCCGACACAAGTGCCCtccacacccacacatacagtGTCTGCACCCACACCTGCCCCGCAGTCAGCTCCTCCCATTGAACCCCCGACCCCAGTTCCAGAAAACACCCCCTCGGTTTCTGCTGAAGCAACAGCAGCTCTGGACTCAAACACAGCCCCAGACTCAGCTCCAGCCTCTGCCTCAGCTACTCCTCCAGCCTCCGGCCCTGCTCCAACTCCAGCCCCAGAAGCTGTCCAGACAGCCCCGGCCTCGGCCCCTGCAGACCGCCCCACCCCTGCTACCCAGCCAGAAGAAAAACCAAGGGAAGAAGCTGAGAATCAACCATCTGCCACTGCACAAGTCCACTCCACTGCTGCCAG CCTTGTTGATGAGCTGGGCCTTCTTGAAGAAGCAGCATCAATACTTG TGACAGGCCCAGCCTATGAGAACCTGGTGTCAGAGATCATGTCCATGGGTTATGAGCGGGAGCAGGTAGTCGCTGCTCTCAGAGCCAGTTACAACAACCCAGACCGAGCAGTGGAGTATCTCCTCATG GGTATTCCAGCAGAGGCCAGTGATCTGCCACCGCAGGAGCCAGTTAGACACAGTGCTCCATCCAACCCCTCCACCCCTGCTACACAAGAGCCACAACAGGCCCCAGCAGCCCCAGTGGCCCCAGAGGCCCCAGTGGCCCCAGCGGCCCCAGTGGCCCCAAACA GGTCAGTCTCTGGCAGCCAGCCTCCCTCTGCTGGTGGAGGTTCTGTCTCCACAGGGAACCCTCTGGAGTTCTTGAGGAACCAGCCTCAGTTCCAGCAGATGAGACAGATCATCCAACAGAACCCAGCCCTCCTCCCGGCCCTTCTGCAGCAGCTCGGCAGAGAcaacccacagctgctgcag CAAATCACACAGCACCAGGAGCGCTTTGTGCAGATGCTGAATGAGCCACGAGGTGGAGACACAGAAGGGGAGGGGGCTGAGGCCCAGGGGTCGCCACACACCAACTATATCCAGGTCACCCCACAGGAGAAGGAGGCCATTGAGAGG TTAAAAGCGCTGGGCTTTCCTGAAGGCTTAGTCATCCAGGCTTACTTTGCCTGTGAGAAGAACGAGAATCTAGCTGCTAACTTCCTGCTACAGCAAACATGGGACGACGAGTAA